GCAAGCGGTCGACGCCGGCCCGTTCGGCGAAGTCGAGCACGTGCTCGGTCCCGTCGACGTTGACCCGCTCGGCCAGCGCCCGTTCGACGCCGAGGTCGTACACCGCGGCCAGGTGATACACCGTCCGCGTCGCCGCTCGCAGCGACGCGGGGTCGTCGAGCCCGAGGTCGGGTTCGGTGATGTCGCCCTCGACGAGTCGGACTCGTCCGGCCTCGACTCCGGCGGCCTCGGTCAGCGATCGCCGCCGTCGCAGAGCTTCCTCCCGGTAGGCCGGCTGGACCAGACAGGTGATCTGTTCGTCGCCACGCTGTAGCAGCCGCTCGACCAGCGCCGACCCCAGGAATCCGGGGAAGCCGGTGAGAAACTGCACTACGGTCCTCCCGGCCGGTGGCGACGCCACCAGCGCAGGACCTCGACGCCGGCCTGCGCCGCCCGCCCGATCCAGCGTTTGGGGACGCCGTCGACGGGAGCCAGCGGCGGCCCGCGCTGGGTCGTGACCGTCTGTGTCTCTGTGTACTTCTCGATCCCCTGGCGGCCGTGCCGGCGACCGATCCCGGAGTCGCCGACGCCGCCCATCGGCGCGTCCGTCGAGGCCCACATCCCGAGATAGCCGTCGTTGACCGAGACCGAACCGGCCTCGATCTGGCGGGCGACCCGTCGCCCGCGTTCGGTGTCGTCGGTCCAGACGCTGGCGTGGAGTCCGTAGTCGGTGTCGTTGGCGCGCGCGATCGCCTCCTCGCTGCCGGCGACCGGCGTCACCGACAGTACCGGCCCGAAGGTCTCCTCACGGGCGGCGTCGGCGTCTGCGGGCAGCCCCGTCAGCACCGTCGGCTCGTAACACAGCGGCCCCACGTCCTCGCGGCGCTGGCCGCCCGTCTCGACGGTCGCACCGCGCTCGCGGGCGTCGGCCACGTGGGCCTGGACGGTCTCCAGCTGGTGCTGTGCGATCAGTGACCCCACGTCCGGCTCGAAGTCGAAGCTCGCACCAACGTCGAGCCGTTCGGTCGCCCGGACCAGCGCGTCGCGGAAGTCGTCGTAGATCCGGTGGTCGACGAAGACGCGCTCGAAGGAGATACACAGCTGGCCGGCGTTCGCGAAGGCTCCGCGCGCGATCCCACGCGCGGCGTCGGCGATGTCCGCGTCCTCTAACACGACCGCCGGGTTCTTGCCGCCCAGCTCCAGCGACGCGTCGACGAGCTGTTGGCCGGCCAGCCCGGCGACGATCCGCCCGGTCGCCGTCGAGCCGGTGAACGTGAGGTGGTCGATCCCCTCGATGAGCGGCTCGCCCAGCGTCTCGCCGCGCCCGGTCACGACCTGGACGAGATCCGTCGGGACGCCCGCTCGATCCAGCAGTTCGACGGCCCGCAGCGCGGTAAACGGCGTCGCCTCGGCGGGTTTCAGCACGACGCCGTTGCCCGCGAGCAACGCCGGGAGCATGTCCGAGATGGCGAGTGTCAGGGGGTAGTTCCAGGGCTCGATCAGCCCCACCACGCCGACCGGATCGTGATACTCCGTCGCCGTCGTCACCAGCGGGAGTCCGCCCGTTCGCTCGTCTGCGGCCAGATAGTCCGGCCCTTTTCGCGCGTAGTAGTCGGCGTTGAGGACCACGTCGAGCAGTTCTTCGAGGGCGTCGAAGCGGGCTTTCCCGGTCTCCAGCTGGACGGTGTCGAGCAGGCCGGCCCGGTCGTCGAGCATCTCGTCGGCGACGGACTGGAGGATCGCCGCCCGCTGTTCGACCGGCCGCTCGGCCCACGCCACTCCGGCCGCTCGGGCGCGCTCGACGGCAGTCTGCACGTCCTCGGCCGTACACAGCGGCACCGCCCCAACCCGCTCGCCGGTGTAGGGCGCAGTCACTTCGAGTTCGTCCCGTTCGCCCGTGCTTGTCACGCGGTTTCTGAGCCGTTCGCGCGTCCGTTCGGGCAGCCGTCTCTCGGCGTCGACCGTGTCCATACGCCCCCGTTACGGGTCCTGGCCCCATGGGCTTTCGGCGCGAACCGGGGCGTTGAAAGCGCGGGGCCGTCGAGTACCGACAATGAGCGACGACGAGCGCGAGACCTTCAGTCACGATCCGATCGACCACACCGAGGTCCGGGGCGGCATGACTGTCGGCGAACTGGTCGAACAGTACGGCGCGGCGGGGATCGGCGCGGCGGACCTCCACGAGGCCGTCGACATCTTCGCGGCGATGTGTGACGACGACGTGACGACGTTCGTCGGCCTCGCGGGCGCGATGGTCCCCACGGGGATGCGCCGGATCGTCGCCGACCTGATCCGGGACGGCCACGTCGACGCGCTGGTGACGACGGGCGCGAACCTCACCCACGACACGATCGAGGCTATCGGCGGCAAACACCATCATGGGCAGGTCCACGCCGAGGACAAGTCCGAGCGCGAGCACGACGAGCAACTGCGCGACGAGGGCGTCGATCGCATCTACAACGTCTACCTCCCGCAGGAACACTTCGCGCTGTTCGAGTCCCACCTCCGCGACGAGGTCTTCCCGGTCCTCGCCGAGGAGTGTGACGACGGCGGCGTCTCCATCCAGCGGCTCACCGAGGAGCTGGGACGGGCCAACGCCGTGGTCAACGAGTCCGAGGACATCGACGAGGGGGCCGGCATCGCCGCCGCCGCCTACGAGCACGACGTGCCGATCCACTGTCCGGCCGTCCAGGACTCCGTGCTGGGGCTCCAGTCGTGGATGTACTCACAGACCTCGCCGTTCACCCTGGACGCGCTGGGCGACATGACCGCGATCACCGACCTGGCCTACGAGGCCGACGAGGCCGGCGCGCTGGTCGTCGGCGGCGGCGTCCCGAAGAACTACGTCCTCCAGACGATGCTGGTCTCGCCCGACGCCTACGACTACGCGGTCCAGCTGACGATGGACCAGCCAAACACCGGCGGCCTCTCCGGCGCGACGCTGG
Above is a genomic segment from Halomicrobium sp. LC1Hm containing:
- a CDS encoding succinic semialdehyde dehydrogenase, whose protein sequence is MDTVDAERRLPERTRERLRNRVTSTGERDELEVTAPYTGERVGAVPLCTAEDVQTAVERARAAGVAWAERPVEQRAAILQSVADEMLDDRAGLLDTVQLETGKARFDALEELLDVVLNADYYARKGPDYLAADERTGGLPLVTTATEYHDPVGVVGLIEPWNYPLTLAISDMLPALLAGNGVVLKPAEATPFTALRAVELLDRAGVPTDLVQVVTGRGETLGEPLIEGIDHLTFTGSTATGRIVAGLAGQQLVDASLELGGKNPAVVLEDADIADAARGIARGAFANAGQLCISFERVFVDHRIYDDFRDALVRATERLDVGASFDFEPDVGSLIAQHQLETVQAHVADARERGATVETGGQRREDVGPLCYEPTVLTGLPADADAAREETFGPVLSVTPVAGSEEAIARANDTDYGLHASVWTDDTERGRRVARQIEAGSVSVNDGYLGMWASTDAPMGGVGDSGIGRRHGRQGIEKYTETQTVTTQRGPPLAPVDGVPKRWIGRAAQAGVEVLRWWRRHRPGGP
- a CDS encoding deoxyhypusine synthase, giving the protein MSDDERETFSHDPIDHTEVRGGMTVGELVEQYGAAGIGAADLHEAVDIFAAMCDDDVTTFVGLAGAMVPTGMRRIVADLIRDGHVDALVTTGANLTHDTIEAIGGKHHHGQVHAEDKSEREHDEQLRDEGVDRIYNVYLPQEHFALFESHLRDEVFPVLAEECDDGGVSIQRLTEELGRANAVVNESEDIDEGAGIAAAAYEHDVPIHCPAVQDSVLGLQSWMYSQTSPFTLDALGDMTAITDLAYEADEAGALVVGGGVPKNYVLQTMLVSPDAYDYAVQLTMDQPNTGGLSGATLDEARSWGKLEKAARNASVYADATITLPLLVAGARERIE